A single region of the Alteriqipengyuania flavescens genome encodes:
- a CDS encoding MaoC family dehydratase: MAGKWFDELEVGQVFRHDIRRTVTETDNVLFTTMTHNPAQLHLDAEYMKGTDYGRVLVNSCFTLSLMVGVSVGDTTLGTAVANLGWDEVRFPAPVFVGDTLRIETEVVDLRESKSRPNAGIVTFAHRAYNQRDELVGSCKRAGLQMKRPADA; encoded by the coding sequence ATGGCAGGCAAGTGGTTCGACGAACTGGAGGTGGGGCAGGTGTTCCGCCACGATATCCGGCGAACGGTGACGGAAACGGACAATGTCCTGTTCACCACCATGACTCACAATCCGGCCCAGCTGCACCTCGATGCGGAATACATGAAGGGCACGGATTACGGCCGGGTGCTGGTCAATTCGTGCTTCACCCTGTCGCTGATGGTCGGCGTTTCGGTGGGCGACACTACGCTGGGCACCGCGGTCGCCAACCTGGGCTGGGACGAGGTGCGCTTCCCCGCGCCGGTCTTCGTCGGCGATACGCTGCGGATCGAGACCGAGGTGGTGGATTTGCGCGAAAGCAAGAGCCGCCCGAACGCCGGGATCGTCACTTTCGCCCACCGCGCCTACAACCAGCGCGATGAACTGGTCGGCAGCTGCAAGCGCGCCGGCCTGCAAATGAAGCGCCCGGCCGACGCTTGA